TACAGGCTCGCTTTCTTCGTCGGCGACGGACGGCCGCAGCCAGCTCTCGATCAGCTCGTGCGCTTCGTCGAGCCCCGTGCGCTTCAGCGCGGAGAACAGCTGGACCGTCAGCTTGCCCTGGACGCCCTGGTCGCGATACGCATCGAGCCCCTTTTGCGTGGTCCGCAGCGCATTGATGCTTTCCTGGCGCGTCAATTTGTCGCACTTGGTCAGCAGCGTGTGGATCGGCTTGCCGGTCGGCGTGAACCACTCGATCATGCGGCGATCGAGGTCGGTCAGCGGACGGCGCGAATCCATCATCAGGATCAGGCCGCAGAGCTGCGAGCGCGTCGCGAGGTAGGACGACAGCAGCATCTCCCAGTGCGCCTTGGCGGCGCCGGGCACTTCCGCGTAGCCGTAGCCGGGCAGGTCGACGAGGTTCGCGACGGGCTCGGCGGCCGGGCCGACGGAGAAGTAGTTGATATGCTGCGTGCGGCCGGGCGTCTTCGACGCGAAGGCCAGCCGCTTCTGGTTGCACAGCACGTTGATCGCCGTCGACTTGCCGGCATTCGAGCGGCCCGCGAACGCGATTTCCGGCTGGACCGTCGGCGGCAGGTCGCGCAGATGGTTGACGGTCGTGTAGAAACGGGCTTGATGGAGCAGAAAGGCCATGGGAACCGGAAGGACGGGCGGCGCAAGCCGCTTGGTGGAGGCGGGGTAGCCCCGATAGGCGCCGGAGCTTTCAACACGATATTGTACAATACGGCGGTTTTACCGAAGGCTACCGGGCGCCTGCCTCGCGCTTTTATGTAGCTTCTGCGGTAGACTGAACGCCGTCGTTTTTTGCAGAACCTCAAATTCCCACAAGACGAAACAGGGTGTGCGAATGAATCGACTGTGCAAGTCTCTGATGGTGCTTCAGGTTGCAGCAGGGTTCGTAGGTTTCGTAGCGGAGGCAAACGCGGCAGATGCGGCAAAGCCGGATCTCGACCGCGGCAAGGCGATTGCCGGGCAGGTTTGCGCGTCGTGTCACGGCGCCGACGGCAATAGCGCGTCGGGCAGCTTCCCGAAGCTGGCCGGCCAGCATCCCGAATATCTGGTCAAGCAGTTGAACGACTTCAAGGCGCAGCCGGGCGCGAAGGGGCCGGTGCGTAACAACGCGGTGATGGTCGGATTCGCGAGCGCGTTGAGCGCGGACGACATGCGCAACGTCGCCGCGTACTACGGGTCGCAGACGACGAAGCTCGGTACCGCACGCGATGCGGCGACCGTGCCGGTCGGCCAGAAGATCTATCGCGGCGGTATCGCGGAGAAGGGCGTACCTGCCTGCGCGAGCTGCCACGGGCCGACGGGCCAGGGGATGCCGGTCC
The DNA window shown above is from Burkholderia cepacia and carries:
- the yihA gene encoding ribosome biogenesis GTP-binding protein YihA/YsxC encodes the protein MAFLLHQARFYTTVNHLRDLPPTVQPEIAFAGRSNAGKSTAINVLCNQKRLAFASKTPGRTQHINYFSVGPAAEPVANLVDLPGYGYAEVPGAAKAHWEMLLSSYLATRSQLCGLILMMDSRRPLTDLDRRMIEWFTPTGKPIHTLLTKCDKLTRQESINALRTTQKGLDAYRDQGVQGKLTVQLFSALKRTGLDEAHELIESWLRPSVADEESEPVAQ
- a CDS encoding c-type cytochrome, whose amino-acid sequence is MNRLCKSLMVLQVAAGFVGFVAEANAADAAKPDLDRGKAIAGQVCASCHGADGNSASGSFPKLAGQHPEYLVKQLNDFKAQPGAKGPVRNNAVMVGFASALSADDMRNVAAYYGSQTTKLGTARDAATVPVGQKIYRGGIAEKGVPACASCHGPTGQGMPVQYPRLSGQWADYTVAQLTAFQQGAGARNNNEAMHQIATRLSDNEIKAVADYIAGLR